In Nodosilinea sp. PGN35, the genomic stretch CAGCAGCGCGGTCACGGTCAGCGAAAAGTGAAATAGCGACTTGCCGCCCTTCCTGACCATATTGCGCATAGCCAGTTTGACAAAGCTGGGGGGCGCTGCGGGCTGGGGTGCAGAAGGCGTTGCCTCCGTCGCGGTAGCATCTGGGGTAGGTTGGTCTGGGGTC encodes the following:
- a CDS encoding DUF3285 domain-containing protein; protein product: MTPDQPTPDATATEATPSAPQPAAPPSFVKLAMRNMVRKGGKSLFHFSLTVTALLSLLVGLAYLTR